From a single Aggregatilinea lenta genomic region:
- a CDS encoding response regulator has product MAADSRIRVLLVDDHQMVRQGLIFFLSTQPGIEVVGQAASGEEALALVQALSPDVVLMDIVLPGLDGIEALHQIGKTHPSTDVIVLSSFIDDTKLKQAIQAGAAGYLMKDVDPEELAQAIHATRRGEIYLHPKAARRLAEMLRPGPDEQQEPPPAVLTERELQVLELVTRGLSNQEIAAELSITLKTVKAHVSSILQKLGLENRVQATLYALRHQIVELD; this is encoded by the coding sequence ATGGCAGCTGATTCGCGCATTCGAGTGCTTCTGGTAGACGATCACCAGATGGTACGCCAGGGACTGATCTTTTTCCTATCTACGCAGCCCGGCATCGAGGTCGTCGGCCAGGCCGCATCGGGTGAAGAAGCGCTGGCGCTGGTCCAGGCGCTGTCCCCGGATGTCGTGCTGATGGATATTGTACTGCCAGGGCTTGACGGCATCGAAGCGCTGCACCAAATTGGTAAGACCCACCCCAGCACGGATGTGATCGTGCTGAGCAGCTTCATCGATGACACGAAGCTCAAGCAGGCGATCCAGGCCGGTGCGGCAGGATATTTGATGAAGGACGTCGATCCCGAAGAACTCGCACAGGCCATCCATGCCACCCGGCGCGGCGAGATCTACCTGCATCCCAAAGCGGCGCGGCGGCTGGCCGAGATGCTGCGCCCCGGCCCGGACGAGCAGCAGGAGCCGCCCCCGGCTGTGCTCACCGAGCGCGAGCTTCAGGTGCTGGAGCTGGTCACGCGCGGCCTGAGCAACCAGGAAATCGCGGCGGAATTAAGCATCACGCTCAAAACGGTGAAGGCCCACGTCAGCAGTATCCTGCAAAAGTTGGGGCTGGAAAACCGTGTCCAGGCAACCCTCTACGCGCTGCGCCACCAAATCGTTGAACTTGATTGA
- a CDS encoding carbohydrate ABC transporter permease encodes MDTLRTQSSTTPSRTFHVNVGRLVSKLLVYVLFLVLAVIALYPMVWIITNSLKTDIDLFESTWALPKEPLWDNYQRAWDYGIARYILNSVLVTSVTTVVTVALSTMAAYALARFDFPGRTFWFLFILGGLMLAPQVALIPLFRTLVKLGIYNTYLAMILPYVAFGIPFNTFLLRSYLLGLPREIEEAGLIDGAGPVRVFWHIVIPLSRPMIASAMVLQAMTAWNEFMFALTFIESDDLRTLPIGIMSFMSTLRSEFTVVMAGLVIAALPMILVFLVAQRQFIRGLTAGGLKG; translated from the coding sequence ATGGACACCCTTCGCACGCAGTCCAGCACTACTCCTTCCAGGACATTTCACGTGAACGTGGGCCGGCTGGTCAGCAAGCTGCTCGTCTACGTGCTGTTCCTGGTGCTAGCCGTCATCGCGCTCTACCCGATGGTCTGGATCATCACCAACTCGCTTAAGACGGATATTGACCTGTTCGAAAGCACGTGGGCGCTTCCCAAAGAGCCCCTGTGGGACAACTATCAGCGCGCCTGGGACTACGGTATCGCGCGCTACATCCTCAATAGTGTCCTGGTCACGAGCGTGACGACAGTAGTCACCGTGGCACTCAGCACGATGGCCGCGTACGCGCTGGCACGCTTCGATTTTCCTGGCCGCACGTTCTGGTTCCTGTTTATCCTCGGCGGGCTGATGCTTGCGCCTCAGGTCGCGCTGATCCCGCTGTTTCGCACGCTGGTGAAGCTCGGCATTTACAACACCTACCTCGCTATGATTCTGCCCTACGTCGCGTTTGGCATCCCGTTCAACACTTTTCTGCTGCGCTCGTACCTGCTGGGGTTGCCGCGGGAAATCGAGGAGGCGGGTCTGATCGATGGGGCGGGGCCGGTGCGCGTGTTCTGGCATATCGTGATCCCGTTGAGTCGCCCCATGATCGCCTCCGCGATGGTCCTGCAAGCCATGACTGCCTGGAACGAATTCATGTTTGCCCTGACGTTCATCGAGTCGGACGACCTGCGCACGCTGCCCATCGGCATCATGTCGTTCATGAGCACACTGCGCTCGGAGTTCACGGTCGTAATGGCCGGGCTGGTCATCGCCGCGCTGCCGATGATTCTGGTGTTCCTCGTTGCCCAGCGCCAGTTCATTCGTGGCCTGACGGCGGGCGGGCTGAAGGGCTGA
- a CDS encoding carbohydrate ABC transporter permease, with product MASLGLSRWRKYVTPYLFLLPTLIIMIVFVYHPIVENFRSSLYNWNTFSGQENWRYVGLDNYRRVFDDPIFYTSIKNNIWYAVISVAVQVCFSLGLAALLESTLLSRFSSSFFRTVLFLPSVLAVTIIGITWMLMLNPSTGLVNQVLDEIGLAAVKHTWLGEEGTAIFSVIGVSQWQWTGYVMILFIVAIQAIPHELYEAARIDGANGLQQFWHITVPGVRETFLVMTTITVIGAFKVFDIVWVMTAGGPNHASEVLGNYLYRVGFRNDEMGYASALAGVMFLITFALSFAQIRFNGTMSRETE from the coding sequence ATGGCAAGTTTGGGTCTGTCCAGGTGGAGAAAGTACGTTACGCCGTATTTGTTCCTGCTCCCGACGCTGATCATCATGATCGTGTTCGTCTACCATCCCATCGTCGAGAATTTTCGTTCAAGCCTCTACAATTGGAACACCTTCTCCGGCCAGGAAAACTGGCGCTATGTCGGCCTCGATAATTACCGGCGCGTCTTTGACGATCCGATCTTTTATACCAGCATCAAGAATAACATTTGGTACGCCGTGATTTCCGTCGCCGTGCAGGTCTGTTTCAGCCTGGGCCTCGCCGCGCTGCTCGAATCAACTTTACTTTCGCGTTTCTCGAGTAGTTTTTTCCGTACAGTCCTGTTCCTGCCCTCGGTGCTGGCGGTCACCATCATCGGCATCACGTGGATGTTGATGCTCAATCCCTCGACCGGTCTCGTGAACCAGGTGTTGGACGAAATCGGGCTCGCAGCGGTGAAACACACCTGGCTGGGCGAAGAAGGCACGGCGATCTTCTCCGTGATCGGTGTCTCACAGTGGCAGTGGACCGGCTACGTGATGATCCTGTTTATCGTGGCGATCCAGGCTATCCCGCACGAGCTGTACGAGGCGGCCCGTATCGACGGGGCGAACGGCCTTCAGCAGTTCTGGCATATCACAGTACCGGGCGTGCGCGAAACTTTCCTGGTCATGACGACAATTACCGTCATCGGCGCGTTCAAGGTGTTTGACATCGTGTGGGTGATGACGGCGGGCGGTCCGAATCACGCGAGCGAGGTGCTCGGCAACTACCTGTACCGTGTCGGGTTTCGCAACGACGAAATGGGCTACGCCTCGGCGCTGGCCGGGGTGATGTTCCTCATCACGTTTGCGCTGTCGTTCGCCCAGATCCGTTTCAACGGCACTATGAGCAGGGAGACAGAGTAG
- a CDS encoding ABC transporter substrate-binding protein: MHRRRFGKLLIVLVLVSLLVGGVGITAAQDEPVTIRFFHKWPEPEHIAYYEWVIDQFEAEYPNINVEMEAVADEPYKDKIRVVMASGEVPDVFFSWAGEFSWKFARSGRALPLDDYFYGTDWEDQIVASALEPYKLDGHLYGLPMRINAKFMVYNKQMFEDLGLAEPTTWDEFLAACQALKDASIIPIAFGNEFPWASSHYIGDFNAKLVAPEVRSADYLLEADPDTLFTDPGYVEALARFKLLNDEGYFNDGANALQHSLARASFVAGRAGMMFVELEEFQMIADDMGADAFGYFVFPSGTGGAGDQNLMTGAPDGFMVSAESEHPEEAIAFLHFMLSPERGEEYVRQLGIPSAVVGAATEETALPLVVDALQRLNEASGMALWLDTDIDIKIVEVYLPGMQAVLSGSESPESVMQKVHDIAVQVQAEAATE; encoded by the coding sequence ATGCATAGGCGCCGTTTTGGCAAGCTGCTCATTGTGCTGGTGCTCGTCAGCCTGTTGGTCGGTGGAGTAGGCATTACCGCTGCACAGGATGAGCCTGTCACCATCCGCTTTTTCCACAAATGGCCCGAGCCTGAGCATATCGCCTACTACGAGTGGGTGATTGACCAGTTCGAGGCCGAATATCCGAACATTAACGTCGAGATGGAAGCCGTCGCCGACGAACCCTACAAAGACAAGATCCGCGTCGTCATGGCCAGCGGCGAAGTGCCGGATGTCTTCTTCTCGTGGGCCGGTGAATTCTCCTGGAAGTTCGCTCGCTCCGGGCGTGCCTTGCCGCTCGACGACTACTTCTATGGGACCGACTGGGAAGACCAGATCGTCGCCAGCGCCCTCGAGCCGTATAAGCTGGATGGTCACCTCTACGGCCTGCCGATGCGCATCAACGCCAAGTTCATGGTCTACAACAAGCAGATGTTCGAAGACCTCGGCTTGGCCGAACCTACCACCTGGGACGAATTTCTCGCCGCTTGCCAGGCACTGAAGGACGCGAGCATCATCCCGATCGCCTTCGGTAACGAGTTCCCCTGGGCATCGTCGCACTACATTGGCGACTTCAACGCCAAACTGGTTGCCCCCGAAGTGCGTTCTGCCGACTATCTGCTCGAGGCCGATCCTGACACGCTGTTCACCGATCCCGGTTACGTCGAGGCTTTGGCCCGCTTTAAGCTGCTCAACGATGAAGGTTACTTCAACGACGGCGCGAACGCGCTCCAGCACAGTCTGGCCCGCGCCAGCTTCGTCGCGGGGCGCGCCGGTATGATGTTCGTCGAGCTGGAAGAGTTCCAAATGATCGCGGACGACATGGGCGCGGATGCGTTCGGCTACTTCGTGTTCCCCAGCGGCACGGGCGGCGCAGGCGACCAGAACCTGATGACCGGTGCGCCGGACGGGTTCATGGTGTCCGCCGAGAGCGAGCACCCCGAAGAGGCCATCGCCTTCCTACACTTCATGTTGTCGCCTGAGCGCGGTGAGGAATATGTGCGTCAGCTCGGCATCCCGAGCGCAGTGGTCGGCGCGGCCACTGAGGAAACGGCGCTACCGCTGGTAGTCGATGCCCTTCAGCGGCTCAATGAAGCGAGCGGTATGGCCCTGTGGCTGGACACCGACATCGACATCAAGATCGTTGAGGTCTATCTGCCCGGCATGCAGGCCGTGCTCAGCGGCTCCGAAAGCCCGGAAAGCGTGATGCAGAAAGTCCACGATATTGCGGTTCAGGTCCAGGCCGAAGCCGCCACGGAATAA
- the frlD gene encoding fructoselysine 6-kinase, producing MVRVIGVGDNTVDQYLHLGMMFPGGNAVNVAVLAHRYGHPTSYLGWFGNDVYGHLLLRALEDEGIDISHCRVMDGPNARGEVTVVDGDRVFGPATHGVTTQIDLTPDDLEYIGQHDLMHTSIYSHIERQLPELSQTTPVLAFDFSSDWKRDYLAECLPWVNIALLSYPDREYEAVEDLMRWISAQGPRLVLVTQGKDGATVFDGERFYRQGIVDTEVVDTLGAGDSFAARFLVEYLGGVAIREAMSKAAESAAETCRYYGAFGHGMPIPQ from the coding sequence GTGGTCCGTGTGATCGGGGTCGGCGACAACACTGTCGATCAATACCTGCATCTGGGCATGATGTTCCCGGGCGGTAATGCGGTGAATGTGGCGGTGCTCGCGCACCGCTACGGGCATCCCACCAGCTACCTTGGCTGGTTCGGCAACGATGTCTATGGACATCTGCTGCTGCGCGCGCTCGAAGACGAGGGGATCGATATCTCGCACTGCCGGGTGATGGATGGCCCGAACGCGCGCGGTGAGGTGACGGTTGTCGATGGCGACCGCGTCTTTGGACCGGCAACGCATGGCGTCACCACACAGATTGACCTGACGCCCGACGACCTGGAGTACATTGGCCAGCATGACCTGATGCATACCAGCATCTACAGCCATATCGAACGCCAGCTTCCCGAACTCAGCCAAACGACACCTGTACTGGCATTCGATTTTTCTTCGGATTGGAAGCGCGACTATCTGGCGGAATGCTTGCCGTGGGTAAACATCGCGCTTCTCTCTTACCCCGATCGCGAGTATGAGGCGGTCGAAGATTTAATGCGGTGGATTTCCGCCCAGGGTCCACGTTTGGTGCTGGTAACTCAGGGGAAGGACGGCGCGACCGTCTTCGATGGCGAGCGGTTTTACCGCCAGGGCATCGTGGACACCGAGGTCGTGGATACCCTGGGTGCAGGCGATTCATTCGCGGCCCGTTTTCTGGTCGAGTATCTCGGCGGTGTGGCGATTCGGGAGGCAATGAGCAAAGCGGCAGAATCGGCGGCTGAGACATGCCGCTACTACGGCGCTTTTGGACATGGAATGCCAATTCCGCAGTGA
- a CDS encoding SIS domain-containing protein, translating into MAVDFDRDGFIGSLAQASSSLQAAAALGGELGKKGFTRLYFVGCGAPNRSMSIQEYWAQRIATTLEVRRYFPAEFVHQNPAAIDDKTLVILGSHSGTTPETVEAAHFLSDKPCTTVGVTQKGDSPLAVSVTHSLLYGETQAGYYGAFMLTQAFVSAFLKEIEPGWTLHEQIMSSLGVLPNVLADTAIANDARATEEARIYHEDRIMYVLASGPMFSTAYVLGVCVLMEMQWMHVHPVVAAEFFHGPFEVVDETTPMLLLLGEDPSRPEAERVVRFCKKYTERLMIYDSKDLEMKGIDPAVRPVLAPMVLESAVSRIPAHLAVWHNHPLTTRRYMWKTEY; encoded by the coding sequence ATGGCTGTAGACTTCGATCGTGACGGGTTTATTGGCTCCCTGGCGCAGGCCAGTAGCAGCCTCCAGGCTGCTGCTGCGTTGGGTGGTGAGCTGGGCAAGAAAGGCTTCACTCGCCTGTATTTCGTTGGGTGTGGCGCGCCAAATCGCAGCATGTCGATTCAGGAATACTGGGCACAGCGCATCGCCACCACGCTTGAGGTTCGGCGTTACTTCCCCGCCGAGTTTGTGCACCAAAACCCGGCGGCTATTGACGACAAGACGCTGGTCATCCTCGGCTCCCATTCCGGCACGACGCCGGAAACGGTCGAAGCGGCGCACTTCCTCAGCGACAAGCCGTGCACGACCGTCGGCGTGACCCAGAAGGGCGATTCTCCGCTGGCCGTAAGTGTGACCCATTCACTGCTCTATGGTGAGACGCAGGCGGGGTACTACGGCGCGTTCATGCTGACCCAGGCTTTCGTCAGCGCCTTCCTGAAGGAAATCGAGCCGGGCTGGACCCTGCACGAGCAGATTATGTCGTCGCTAGGAGTGCTCCCCAATGTTCTGGCGGATACCGCCATCGCCAACGACGCCCGGGCGACGGAAGAAGCACGTATTTACCACGAGGACCGCATTATGTACGTCTTGGCCTCGGGACCGATGTTCAGCACGGCCTACGTGCTGGGTGTGTGTGTCCTGATGGAAATGCAGTGGATGCACGTGCACCCGGTCGTCGCCGCCGAATTCTTCCATGGACCATTCGAGGTGGTGGACGAGACGACACCCATGCTGCTGTTGCTGGGCGAAGATCCCAGCCGCCCCGAAGCCGAACGCGTGGTGCGTTTCTGCAAGAAGTACACCGAACGGCTGATGATCTACGACTCGAAGGATCTGGAGATGAAGGGTATCGACCCGGCAGTGCGGCCCGTCCTCGCGCCAATGGTGCTGGAATCAGCGGTCAGTCGCATTCCGGCGCATCTGGCAGTGTGGCACAACCACCCCCTCACTACCCGCCGCTACATGTGGAAGACGGAGTACTAG
- a CDS encoding GntR family transcriptional regulator produces MTATNTQLSDFLSSHHAPLYLQVQETLQEMIEDVEYGPGDQIPSERELSEMLGVSRMTVRRAIENLIDLGLLERRSTSGTYVREPHVVRHVGTEHPLSLTQLLAQSGAEAGGRLLEYDVVRAPRKVATYLGLRVGEPVVLIRRLRLVNDVPFCIETSYIPRAYVSDLSREDLELNVSFYNLLRDRYGINLITSDGTVKISRCLQEEADLLELHTGDPVLFMRSVVYDTNGRSVEYLKSVNHPDRVAFRTYRDLEL; encoded by the coding sequence ATGACAGCAACCAATACACAGCTCTCCGACTTCCTCTCCAGCCATCACGCGCCGTTGTATTTGCAGGTTCAGGAAACGCTGCAGGAGATGATCGAGGATGTCGAGTATGGACCCGGTGACCAGATTCCGTCTGAGCGTGAGCTGTCGGAAATGCTGGGCGTCAGCCGCATGACTGTGCGGCGAGCGATTGAGAATCTGATCGATCTGGGACTGCTCGAGCGCCGTTCAACCAGCGGGACGTACGTTCGTGAGCCGCACGTCGTGCGTCATGTTGGCACCGAGCACCCGCTCAGCCTGACGCAGTTGTTGGCGCAGTCCGGCGCTGAAGCGGGTGGGCGGCTGCTGGAATATGACGTGGTGCGTGCGCCGCGCAAGGTGGCGACCTACCTCGGACTTCGAGTCGGTGAGCCGGTGGTCCTGATCCGGCGGCTGCGACTGGTAAACGATGTGCCGTTCTGCATCGAGACCAGCTACATTCCCAGGGCTTACGTATCGGATCTGTCACGCGAGGATCTGGAACTAAATGTGTCATTCTACAACCTGCTGCGTGACCGGTACGGAATCAATTTGATCACGAGCGACGGTACCGTGAAGATCTCTCGTTGCTTGCAGGAAGAAGCCGACCTACTCGAATTGCATACTGGCGATCCGGTGCTGTTCATGCGCTCGGTGGTGTACGACACCAACGGCCGCAGCGTCGAGTACCTGAAATCGGTCAACCATCCGGATCGCGTGGCTTTTCGGACTTATCGCGACCTGGAGCTATAG